The following proteins are encoded in a genomic region of Leptospira fainei serovar Hurstbridge str. BUT 6:
- a CDS encoding YciI family protein: MKFFLIELLYTVPLEKIDGAVVEHRNFLQTLYDKGILLLSGPKEPRVGGLIVGKSKSLQEIQDIFRNDPFQKYDFANYKFTEFSPVKHQAYIADWIGQK, translated from the coding sequence ATGAAATTTTTCTTAATCGAGTTACTATATACCGTTCCCCTGGAAAAAATCGACGGGGCAGTCGTCGAGCACCGTAATTTTTTACAAACCTTATACGACAAAGGAATTCTGCTTCTCTCTGGCCCTAAGGAGCCTCGGGTCGGAGGATTGATCGTAGGAAAGTCAAAATCTTTGCAGGAAATCCAAGATATTTTCCGGAATGATCCGTTTCAAAAATACGATTTTGCAAACTACAAATTCACCGAATTTTCTCCGGTAAAACACCAAGCATATATCGCTGATTGGATCGGACAAAAATAG
- a CDS encoding metal-dependent hydrolase yields the protein MNNETTAKKRNLKPIDAKSPSVRKMDFVGLENVSDHYVADNSYLTHNVNAYHILFPEGERFFIKSVKAFADQVKDPGLQNRVKAFIGQEVQHGKEHEKALEILEAQGRPVKAMLKFYIKTAFGILLPVLEFFFGKKLKLSVTAGLEHYTASMGEVVLRNRLYDYAEGEMRNLLLWHACEEIEHKSVAYDVLQTVSKSYTLRIFGFLIASAIFWGYSIFLQHWFLLADKKVGFRKYFKDLNGARPQGRVLYPALAAMALLYFKPSFHPDQTGGYELANAALATI from the coding sequence ATGAATAATGAAACAACAGCTAAAAAGAGAAATTTAAAGCCGATCGACGCAAAATCGCCGTCGGTTCGCAAAATGGATTTCGTCGGCCTTGAAAACGTATCCGATCACTATGTGGCCGACAATTCTTATTTAACGCATAACGTAAACGCTTATCATATCCTCTTTCCCGAAGGGGAAAGATTCTTTATTAAAAGCGTAAAGGCTTTCGCAGATCAAGTAAAGGACCCAGGACTGCAAAATAGAGTTAAAGCTTTCATCGGGCAAGAAGTTCAACACGGAAAAGAGCATGAGAAGGCTCTTGAAATCCTAGAAGCCCAAGGTCGTCCCGTCAAAGCCATGTTAAAGTTTTACATTAAAACCGCTTTCGGTATTCTATTGCCCGTATTAGAGTTTTTTTTCGGAAAAAAATTGAAGCTTTCAGTCACCGCGGGACTGGAACATTATACCGCGAGTATGGGCGAGGTCGTTTTGAGAAACCGGCTTTATGATTATGCCGAAGGCGAGATGCGCAATCTACTTCTTTGGCACGCCTGCGAAGAGATCGAGCACAAATCGGTGGCTTACGATGTCCTGCAAACGGTGTCCAAAAGTTACACGTTAAGGATTTTCGGCTTCTTGATCGCGTCGGCTATATTCTGGGGATATTCGATTTTCCTACAGCATTGGTTTTTACTCGCGGATAAGAAAGTCGGATTCCGCAAATACTTCAAGGATTTAAACGGTGCGCGTCCCCAAGGGCGGGTATTGTATCCGGCGCTTGCAGCCATGGCGCTTCTTTATTTCAAACCGAGTTTTCACCCGGATCAAACCGGCGGTTACGAACTTGCTAACGCTGCGTTAGCGACCATTTAG
- a CDS encoding YwaF family protein yields MESRFEHWSITHIFVLFGTFLVLAVLVYMARRTSNSSLPKRIGQFIASILILNYAVYVAYRINLGYWDIRYDLPMEFCDWAIIVTCIALLTRNKMMAELSYFWVLAGSINGVVTPDLQVSFPHIYFFIFFIAHSGLVIGALYVVLGLKLYPQRWAVPRVILISQTYFLSAILIDYSFKTNYGYLMEKPNNPSLIDHLGSWPVYVVNMQIIGSALFCILYLPFYFKNKADDSN; encoded by the coding sequence TTGGAATCTCGGTTTGAGCATTGGTCGATCACGCATATTTTTGTCTTATTCGGAACTTTCCTTGTTTTGGCGGTTTTGGTTTATATGGCGAGGAGAACTTCTAATAGCTCGCTTCCGAAGAGGATTGGGCAGTTCATTGCGTCGATTCTAATCCTGAATTACGCCGTTTACGTCGCCTACAGAATCAACTTAGGTTACTGGGACATTCGATATGATCTTCCGATGGAATTTTGCGATTGGGCGATAATCGTCACATGCATCGCTCTTTTGACGCGGAATAAAATGATGGCAGAACTATCTTATTTTTGGGTTTTAGCCGGTTCAATCAACGGCGTAGTCACTCCGGATTTACAAGTTTCCTTTCCGCACATTTATTTTTTCATATTTTTTATCGCTCATTCCGGATTAGTTATCGGTGCGCTGTATGTGGTCTTAGGCCTAAAGCTATATCCCCAACGATGGGCGGTTCCCCGTGTGATCCTTATCTCTCAAACGTATTTTCTATCAGCAATACTCATCGATTATTCGTTTAAGACAAATTACGGTTATTTAATGGAGAAGCCAAACAATCCATCGTTGATCGATCATCTAGGTAGCTGGCCTGTTTATGTGGTCAATATGCAAATTATCGGATCGGCCTTGTTTTGCATCCTTTATCTTCCATTCTATTTTAAAAATAAGGCTGACGACTCAAATTAA
- a CDS encoding UvrD-helicase domain-containing protein — protein MQRSKFNTAQQQIIRDTSQYIQVIAAAGSGKTSTMVGYVERCISEGTAPQEILVLSFTRKAAGEIKHRIQINTGQKGVRVHTFHSFCFQSLARYHPDFRRKTPRILLPSERNAFFRNWFRKDPSLIGGIPYELLTNASALPEEFPKDWLPILHTEYAKFKKDQGKVDFDDLVAIFLQALETKETWTEAPRSFLRRILVDEFQDTNQEQLTFLKLLSDTASILVVGDDSQSIYSFRGSNVRLFLDYPKLFQGTHQHALITNYRSLPKIVEISAIPIEKNKSKIPKLVQAHRSGKALVGRVMINKISDLFPFLGQAYRFSRGELKILCRSNHRIREYVRAGVPEELLMTIHASKGLEFHTVFVDIADGWNVKRNSPQEILEEEHRILYVALSRAKDSLVIIGSARNSEKETAEDLFFSYFAKALPTWKKPPR, from the coding sequence ATGCAAAGATCGAAATTCAATACCGCTCAGCAACAGATTATAAGGGATACTTCTCAATACATTCAAGTAATAGCCGCAGCCGGATCCGGAAAAACGAGCACCATGGTCGGCTATGTGGAAAGGTGCATTTCGGAGGGAACTGCTCCACAAGAAATTCTTGTACTTAGTTTTACGAGAAAGGCCGCGGGGGAAATCAAGCACAGAATTCAAATCAATACCGGACAAAAGGGAGTTCGAGTTCATACCTTTCACTCCTTTTGTTTTCAATCTCTGGCAAGATATCATCCGGATTTTCGGAGAAAGACGCCCCGCATTTTACTGCCATCGGAACGAAACGCTTTTTTTCGAAACTGGTTTCGGAAAGACCCGTCTCTGATCGGCGGAATTCCGTACGAGTTGCTTACGAATGCTTCCGCTCTACCTGAGGAATTTCCGAAAGATTGGTTACCGATATTGCATACTGAATACGCTAAGTTCAAGAAAGATCAGGGTAAGGTGGATTTCGACGACCTTGTCGCCATATTTCTGCAGGCTTTAGAAACGAAAGAAACCTGGACGGAAGCCCCTAGATCCTTTCTTAGAAGAATCTTGGTCGACGAATTCCAAGATACGAATCAGGAACAGTTAACATTCCTAAAGCTTTTATCCGACACCGCTTCAATTTTAGTCGTGGGCGACGACTCACAAAGCATATATTCTTTCCGAGGCTCGAACGTTCGATTATTTCTTGATTACCCTAAGCTCTTTCAGGGAACTCATCAGCATGCGCTAATTACCAACTACCGTTCTCTACCGAAAATCGTGGAAATCTCCGCAATTCCGATTGAGAAAAATAAAAGTAAAATCCCGAAGCTTGTACAAGCTCATCGTTCGGGAAAAGCGTTAGTAGGCCGCGTTATGATAAACAAAATCAGCGATCTTTTTCCCTTTCTGGGTCAAGCGTATCGATTCAGTCGAGGTGAATTAAAAATTCTCTGCCGCTCCAATCACCGCATCAGAGAATATGTACGTGCTGGCGTTCCGGAAGAACTTCTAATGACCATTCATGCGTCGAAAGGTCTTGAATTTCATACCGTTTTTGTGGATATCGCCGACGGTTGGAACGTAAAACGTAACTCTCCGCAAGAAATCCTGGAAGAAGAGCACCGAATCCTCTATGTGGCATTGTCTCGGGCCAAAGACAGCTTAGTAATAATTGGATCCGCTAGAAATTCCGAGAAGGAGACCGCCGAAGATCTTTTCTTCTCCTATTTTGCAAAAGCCCTTCCGACATGGAAAAAACCTCCAAGATAA
- a CDS encoding TetR/AcrR family transcriptional regulator: MDDKTKPSSSTYSSARDRIMSAALQLFYTKGYPNTGINEILETAGSFKKTLYIHFPSKRDLGKSYLSLQEASILSLVERIMKRERIYSKFIKSWIRVVKRGIKTYYQFGCPIANFANQTHEDDEFRNLTTDFIHRWQKLFENYLSEIRTRNRNKATREQIRDVAETILLYYQGAMQLYGMSGDVKYLNKLEKQLLKLKDELGSFA, encoded by the coding sequence ATGGATGATAAAACGAAGCCGTCGTCTTCGACGTATAGTTCGGCGCGAGACAGAATTATGTCGGCGGCTTTGCAACTTTTCTATACAAAGGGATATCCGAACACTGGAATCAATGAAATTCTAGAAACTGCGGGTTCTTTCAAGAAAACTCTCTATATCCACTTTCCGTCCAAAAGAGATTTAGGAAAGTCTTATCTGTCTCTTCAGGAAGCGTCCATCTTGTCCCTCGTTGAAAGAATTATGAAGAGGGAAAGAATATATTCAAAATTTATTAAGTCTTGGATTAGAGTCGTAAAGCGGGGTATTAAAACATACTATCAATTCGGCTGTCCGATTGCGAACTTTGCCAATCAAACTCACGAAGACGATGAATTTCGAAACTTAACGACCGATTTTATCCATCGATGGCAAAAACTTTTCGAAAATTACCTTTCGGAAATAAGAACTCGAAATAGAAACAAGGCGACGCGTGAACAAATTCGAGACGTGGCGGAAACGATTCTATTGTACTACCAAGGAGCAATGCAATTATACGGAATGAGCGGAGATGTGAAATACCTGAATAAATTGGAAAAGCAACTTTTAAAACTCAAAGATGAGTTAGGATCGTTTGCCTAA
- a CDS encoding metal-dependent hydrolase, with translation MTVQTKREKKDLKPINAQAPSVRKMDFEGLDQLSNHYIAGNSYITHTVNAYHIIFPEGERFFIKSVKAFADKVQDPKLQNNIKAFIGQEVQHGKEHEKALEMLEKKGYPVGKILKFYVKTAYGFIWPILEFLFGKKLKLSVTAGLEHYTATMGEISLRHHLHDQAEGEMRNLLLWHACEEIEHKSVAYDVLQTVSKSYLLRAFGFIIATFMFWGYAIIIQHLFILSDPAIGFKRYFADMKNAGPYAALLWKDISKAFLIYFRRDFHPDQTGGYELANAALATI, from the coding sequence ATGACCGTCCAAACGAAACGTGAAAAGAAAGATTTAAAGCCGATCAATGCGCAAGCGCCGAGCGTGCGTAAAATGGATTTCGAGGGTTTGGATCAACTTTCCAACCATTATATTGCCGGGAATTCGTATATTACTCATACCGTAAACGCGTATCATATTATTTTTCCGGAAGGTGAAAGATTCTTTATTAAAAGCGTAAAAGCTTTCGCTGATAAAGTCCAGGACCCGAAGCTTCAGAACAATATCAAAGCATTCATTGGACAGGAAGTGCAGCACGGTAAGGAGCACGAGAAGGCTTTAGAGATGCTGGAGAAGAAGGGGTATCCGGTCGGTAAGATTCTGAAATTTTACGTAAAGACAGCATATGGATTCATCTGGCCTATCCTGGAGTTTCTTTTTGGAAAAAAACTGAAGCTCTCCGTAACAGCAGGGTTGGAGCATTATACTGCTACTATGGGTGAAATTTCGTTACGTCATCACCTACACGATCAAGCCGAAGGTGAAATGAGAAACCTTCTTCTCTGGCATGCTTGCGAAGAAATCGAACATAAATCGGTTGCTTACGACGTATTGCAGACAGTATCCAAAAGCTATCTTTTAAGGGCTTTCGGTTTTATCATCGCGACATTTATGTTTTGGGGTTACGCAATTATAATACAGCATTTGTTTATTTTGTCGGATCCTGCGATCGGTTTCAAAAGATATTTTGCAGATATGAAAAATGCGGGTCCTTACGCCGCATTACTCTGGAAAGATATTTCCAAAGCGTTTCTGATTTATTTTAGACGGGATTTTCATCCTGATCAGACCGGCGGATACGAATTAGCGAACGCGGCATTAGCAACTATATAA
- a CDS encoding MarR family winged helix-turn-helix transcriptional regulator: MMTNREVTKSEYIHAIGQAVQLFQEATEAFDDAAAEVLGLNRTDLKCLAIIFKNGSVSAGEIARITGLTRGAMTTALDRIEKAGYAKRVPDPNDRRGILLEPTKKGENNVGMIWGPFFEVGKRLLSKYTVEELKVIQQFLIESRAAQFEQMDHVKKLKLGKRS, translated from the coding sequence ATGATGACCAATCGAGAAGTAACTAAAAGCGAATACATTCATGCAATCGGTCAAGCCGTCCAACTGTTTCAGGAAGCAACTGAAGCGTTTGACGATGCAGCTGCCGAGGTTCTAGGATTGAATCGCACGGATTTAAAATGTCTGGCAATCATCTTTAAGAACGGATCGGTATCGGCCGGCGAGATTGCTAGAATCACCGGTTTGACTCGAGGTGCGATGACGACCGCCTTAGATCGAATTGAGAAAGCCGGCTACGCGAAAAGAGTGCCGGATCCGAACGATAGGCGTGGAATCCTTTTGGAGCCCACAAAAAAAGGAGAAAACAATGTGGGAATGATTTGGGGGCCGTTCTTCGAAGTAGGTAAAAGACTGCTTTCAAAGTATACCGTCGAAGAATTGAAAGTCATTCAACAATTCTTGATAGAATCAAGAGCGGCTCAATTCGAGCAGATGGATCACGTTAAAAAATTGAAATTAGGCAAACGATCCTAA